Proteins from one Impatiens glandulifera chromosome 2, dImpGla2.1, whole genome shotgun sequence genomic window:
- the LOC124927683 gene encoding 14 kDa proline-rich protein DC2.15-like: protein MATHNKNLSTTILILSLLFFSTFASACVPCTHTKPPPIKPPPIKPPPIKPPPIKPPPVHPSCPKDTLKLGTCVDALGLVNVIIGGDPYAKCCTLLDGLADLEAAACLCTVIKANVLGIHLEVPVALSLLVNACGKNLPPDYTCA, encoded by the coding sequence ATGGCCACCCATAACAAGAACCTTTCTACCACCATTCTCATTTTAtctcttcttttcttctccaCATTTGCTTCCGCTTGTGTTCCATGTACTCATACCAAGCCACCACCCATCAAACCACCACCCATCAAGCCACCACCCATTAAGCCACCGCCCATCAAGCCACCACCGGTGCACCCTTCTTGCCCTAAGGACACACTCAAGCTCGGAACTTGTGTTGATGCTCTCGGTCTTGTCAATGTGATAATAGGGGGAGACCCTTATGCCAAATGTTGTACCTTACTTGACGGGTTGGCTGATCTTGAAGCTGCTGCCTGCCTTTGCACGGTCATAAAGGCCAATGTACTTGGAATACACTTGGAGGTGCCCGTTGCTCTTAGCTTGCTCGTTAATGCATGTGGAAAGAATCTTCCCCCGGACTACACATGTGCATAG